Below is a window of Populus alba chromosome 2, ASM523922v2, whole genome shotgun sequence DNA.
ttaaattttatatgtatttattttgtttatgtgagTTTTGCACGATATTTTTTATAGCCAagttttttatagaaattaaattttaaatatatacataaaattataaaacatttcAGAAATCATAGAATAAAAATCCATGTAtcctattgaaaaaaataaaattaatactaAACCCAATCGAATCGGCTTCCATCGGAGACCTAAAGGATGGAATATTGCATCCCTGCACCTACGATCACCGTCGAGAACATTAGAATTGAGGAGACATTACACTTTTTCGTGGCTCCAAACGGACGCAGCTCTGATCATTCCGAATAGGTCACGTCTTGATCTAAAAGCAAAATATACAAGCCATGTGTACGCCATTTGCAGAAAGATTGCGCCTTGATCAAGGTTAATCTTGGAGGGGGCTCGTTAATTCCTAAAGCTCGAAAAAGTCAAGTGTGAAGCTTCCGAAGAAAGGACACAGAGGAAACAAGAGAACCGAAgcgtaaaaaataattttcatggaTGACTTCTTACGCGGACAACCGAGTCTTCAAtttataaattgtattttatttttctttcattcttttttttttattattattttttaatggtcaaGGTTACGTTCTAGAGAAGGACCTTTTCTGGTTTTGAAACCTAGTTCGGCTTCCCAAGTCATTCAAAAATTCGTTGACCTGGATCTAGGAGGCCATGCAGTTAACTCATGatttggataaatttttttatattatattttttattttttcttatccaaaatatagttgttttagacaaattatttttcaagaaatcacTAGCCAAAGTCAATTATGACCCAGGGCTTAGGGCAAGTTATAAACCGGGCAGAACTCTTAACTATGTTGTGTGTTATAGATATAACTACACCAagtattatttgatattaagtAGCTATCTGGGAGCGTCTTAAatgtcacttttatttttttaaaaaaaaattaaaaaaatatataattttttttaaaatttatttttttaaaataaacacatcaaaataatccaaaaatatattaattttttttatttaaaactaaaaaaatattaaaaaaaaacatgatacaaGTGTAATCTCAAACACCCCAGATAAGGAGAGAAAAAGTATTGTCTTGCACTGACGAGAACTTgttaaaaaacaagcaaaacaaaaaagtaaGTTCTGCGGCAAAAGCGTGTGATGTGGCAGCATAATTGTTGTCTTTGTGAGGAGAGCACGGTAGTAGCACAATAGTGCATGAAGTTTCCAAGAAGCTGTAAGGAAATCCTTGAAGTATTTGTGGGGATTATTTTGTAGTGATATTTGCGAGTATCGATCTTGGGTGTGTTTGGGGTTTTGGACTGTGAGGTAATTTATTGAGAGGTTATTTTCTAGgaagaatttattatattattaatattatatttgttgaaccactgtatttattttgttttattattttgtttatgtgagTTTTGCACGATATTTTTTATAGCCAAGTTTTGAAAAAGATGGCTGTATATTTGTACAAAATAATTGTGGGTTTTCAGATTGATAAATGTAATCATACTCATAGCTTATAGCAAGTGAGGATTCATGTTATACTTATGCATCAAGGGTTGCAAAATGGAGCGCACTGGTTCGAAAGGTTTGGTTTGGACAAAATAATCcgattgaattgatttttaaaaacagaTTTGAAATGAACAGAACTGAATAAACCCAATTTAATAAACATGTTTGATTTATAAAGacaataaatttagttttaaaatgaattcatataccttcaaaatattatttccgttattttttttatcccaggCGAGTAACTAAAtgttatctctctctctcacccagcaagaggaaaaagaaaactttaCTGCTAATGGTTTTGCATCATTGATACTttcaaagaaaggaaagaaaagacacCATCACCGTGAAAATGAATAAAACGACGAGGGAATTAAGAAATTTTTGGACGGGCCAAatacttaaatattaaaattttcaattgtcTGCCCCAATGTGTAAATGTACATTAAAGTGAACTATGAGTCAATTTTGGTCCGGGGAGATTTGATTTTCCCAGGGCCTGTATTTTCTGCCAATGAAATGCTGCAGTTGCATTGCATCGATCAAGAATGAAACCTATGCAGGTGCTAAATAAACtttacaaaatcaaatcaaataaattaccAGTTATTTGTACGCCTTTCTTATTTGATCCAACCAATCAAGTCAGTCAGAGGTAATGACTTTGTTGAAGCGGGGAGGGCATGGCCATTAATGGACAATCTAAGAAGTTAGGCTGTAGTGATGTAATTGTGAACCCAGATGATTGTGGAACTCCAACCGATGGATGCTGAATCGAACTACCAAGGAATCACACCGCAAGAAAAAATAGATCAGAAGGTCATATTAATCATGGACATAATCGTCGTATACTTCTCTTTTCAGTGTCATCACAGAAAGGAACTCACCTAAATGATAATGATAGCGATGATTCAACTGGAGGGTGGATTCCATTTTGATCAGGAGATAGTAGCGACCAAAAAACTGGATCACAAATTAAACTGGAACAGATTAGTTGAAAAATTGGAAGGTTAGAGGCAAATATCTCATATAACCGAGCAGCAACATAAAAAACCTATGACTACAGTTCCTAAACATTTGATGGAGCTTGCACTTGGCGTTGGACAAAACATACATATACTTCAACCAGCACGTGCTGAGAATATTATCAACATAAAGCTAGGAAACCCTGCAGCCTCCAAGCACCATTAAGGTGCTTGATGGAAGTTTCAATCTTCCACCAGGCAGTGTTCGTTTACAGTTTCCACAAAATAGGTTTCCAGGGCAGAAGTTTCAGTGAACTCATTAAACAGACGGAAGATCTCTCCAAGTATGACAGTAATATATCCACCAAGATATTAAATACTTTGGAAATTACCACGCGAAGTTTTTCAGGAATTATTTTCCACTAAATACAAAGAGTGCTAAATGACAGCAGTAAGGTCCAACCAAACAATTACCTGACTGTTCTTGGCGACCTTTTAAATCAGAGCAAAACACAAAATCCTGCATTACATGTTATACAAAATTTCAGCTGGCAAAGCAACTAGTTCCATgtcatttatataattatacatATGCTGAATAGCCATCTTAAGTTCGTTGTACTAACTCACCTCCCGCACGCCTTGAGGAACATTCCGGACTGCCTCTGCATGAAATAAGTCTCCTAGTTAAACATATACATTAGTTTGTCCCCTACAAAGATACAAAATAACTACATAATTTAATGGTTCGGTCCTCTGGAGAGCTAAGAATTGAATTAATGGGAGGGAGAGAGACTGAGAGATGGGAGGGAGGGAGACTGGGGGGGGGGTGTTGAGAGAGAGCAGAGAGAGACACAGAGAAACAAGAATTTCATTAACATTCCAGACACTGTttatattgtttctttattGCATGTATAATACTAGCAACGATATTCCTGTGACATTACACTTGACAACAGTTAAATGGGTCAACTACACCAATGAAAGGTATACCTTGACTTGTTATATTCACTTTGACCATTTAATCCTATGCATAGCAATACCCTTCCCATTAAAGGCCCTTGTCTCAGATTTATCTCCAACATTAACCATATTGGAAGACCGTGAAAACCACGGACATCATATTAAAGCACTGCACACATGATACCTAAATTATTACTTCCACATGATTTGAGAGGAGAATTTATTCCTGAAACCAAGAAACTGGGGCGAGTGTTTTGCATGAGCCTTGCTAAGCACTTAAAATGACAGCACTAAAGATGCCCATGCTGAATATCTTTGCTAACCACACAAGTCAGGTCTGGTAAGTGGCAGTGAATAGCAGACTGATTATTTTGACGTGCCCTATCAGGCCATCACTAAGCTTATCAATCTCCAGAATCAGATGTCAGTTAGTAAAATGATAAGAGAGCAAAGGTATAATGATTTTTACCCAAGTTTGAAACACTGGGCTTTACAGCGAGTGTCAATCCAAGAAAACAGTCATCAGGTTCAGCACCAAAATCCCATAGATTTAACTCAAGATTTGGCTTCGGTCCTGTTGAATtgcatgaaaagaaaatgatacatgACATCCTATAAACAACATAATCAAACTGGactgtttaaatttaaaatccagAGGTGAGAGAGAATATTAACCCTTGTTATTTAGCTTCAGTTCAAGAGGATCTCGAAGTGGATAAGGAACCCACATACCCACCTATCCAAAAGGGCCCAGGATATGTTAGTAAAAATGATTCTCaagcaaaagaagaaagcaCACTTGAGAGAGCTCATATTACATGGAAAAATGGATGTTGCAGTGACTGATCAGCAGTTGGCCTCTTTAATGGATCCCACGAACACAATTGCTATAGAAAGTCAACATgaagcattaaaataattaaaatgcagCAAAACAAGAGTTTAGTTCAGGATGAACCAGAAATAATTGGTAATGAAAACATCATGATGTCATATCAACATCAATACTCACCATAATCAAATCAATAGCTTCCAAGCTAGCATTGGGAATGATATCAGATAGGTTGGCAGGTAACATCTGTCcacaaacaataattaaaaaaaaaaggaacaataaCAATAACTGTAAGCACAAAGTCAAAACATAAAAGACGGGTGAATGGAAAACATAAATAGCTTAGCTTACCTCTGCACAACTAAGGTTCATCAGTTGAGAGACATTTGTAGCTTTAGGGAATGCAGTCAACTCTGGGGTACCAAGAACACAGCATATCTTGTACAACTGATCTATTTCACTGTGCAAgggaaattaaattaacaaagaaaattcaattagtTTGTCAggtttttcttaaaattcagaacaaatcaaacaaatgaaaataaatgttcaTGTAAAATTGCTGAATGATAGGAGTAACTTCTAATCCTCCCTATCAGGACTCCACTTCAGCCAGACCATGACCAGATAATGGCCTCGTGTAAAAAGTGTCCAAAACATAAGCCTGCGTTCTACAATATATTACTTCATAAGATTATATTCCACCATACCTTTTCTTATATTATAAATCCATCTGTCTAAACAGAAGAGTAATTATCAGCTAACAATGCATGAGAAGGAGAGAAGAAGCAGATGAATATTAGTACTAATTTATCTTCAAGTTAATCATTATCCTCACTCCAGTTTAAATGGGAGATCTAAGTTATTTTGGGGGTCTAAcacatgatgaaaaaaatatcaatgaaacaTCTTGCTATAGACTGATAGCACTTGCTTAATTCAGCTTGAGTGGGTGTGTAGAGTCAGGAGTGGCTAgtagaacaataaacaaaaccAGAAACAGAATTATATGAAACCACATCTTTCTTACTAAAGGCATGAAACTAGAGCATAGAATCACCTTTCACCAGGGAAAATTGGGGACAGAGTGAAAAGCTCAGCTATTATTGCACCAACTGCCCACATATCTGTATATACTTTCAGGGGTAAGTTATCAATGGATGAGAGAAAAATGCTACAATAAATCGGTCTAGAAAACCAACGCATAAAATGGAATGGAGTTGCAGGTTAAGCATCATCAATTTATTCACAGGACTCGTGCATCAACTTATTCATGTATTATAGATAATGTTGAAAACTTTCAACACATTGTGAACTGTTCCTGCTGGAGCTGACATTCAGGACCAGAAATGGTCATCCTACTTAGCCTTCCTCGGTGAAATTGGCCATAAAGTATACAATCTTGATGATATGATTGCAAATGATTAAACACCTTCGCTCGGCAAGTGACAATTGGAAGTATTATTGATAGTTCTGGTTAAAATATTTCTGACGGCAAAAGAAAACTTCTCTAAAActgattttgatataaatatcaaC
It encodes the following:
- the LOC118049934 gene encoding serine/threonine-protein kinase MHK isoform X1, with the protein product MERYKILEEIGDGTCGCVFKAVNIETYEIVAVKKMKRKFYFWEDCMNLREVKALHKLNHPNIVKLKEVVRENNELFFIFEYMEYNLYQLMREQQRSFSEEEIRNFMSQVLQGLAHMHRNGYFHRDLKPENVLVTKDVLKIADFGLAREVSSAPPYTEYVSTRWYRAPEVLLQSSTYTPAIDMWAVGAIIAELFTLSPIFPGESEIDQLYKICCVLGTPELTAFPKATNVSQLMNLSCAEMLPANLSDIIPNASLEAIDLIMQLCSWDPLKRPTADQSLQHPFFHVGMWVPYPLRDPLELKLNNKGPKPNLELNLWDFGAEPDDCFLGLTLAVKPSVSNLGDLFHAEAVRNVPQGVREDFVFCSDLKGRQEQSVFWSLLSPDQNGIHPPVESSLSLSFSSIQHPSVGVPQSSGFTITSLQPNFLDCPLMAMPSPLQQSHYL
- the LOC118049934 gene encoding serine/threonine-protein kinase MHK isoform X2: MERYKILEEIGDGTCGCVFKAVNIETYEIVAVKKMKRKFYFWEDCMNLREVKALHKLNHPNIVKLKEVVRENNELFFIFEYMEYNLYQLMREQQRSFSEEEIRNFMSQVLQGLAHMHRNGYFHRDLKPENVLVTKDVLKIADFGLAREVSSAPPYTEYVSTRWYRAPEVLLQSSTYTPAIDMWAVGAIIAELFTLSPIFPGESEIDQLYKICCVLGTPELTAFPKATNVSQLMNLSCAEMLPANLSDIIPNASLEAIDLIMQLCSWDPLKRPTADQSLQHPFFHVGMWVPYPLRDPLELKLNNKGPKPNLELNLWDFGAEPDDCFLGLTLAVKPSVSNLEAVRNVPQGVREDFVFCSDLKGRQEQSVFWSLLSPDQNGIHPPVESSLSLSFSSIQHPSVGVPQSSGFTITSLQPNFLDCPLMAMPSPLQQSHYL